The following coding sequences are from one Caloranaerobacter sp. TR13 window:
- a CDS encoding methionine gamma-lyase family protein → MDKDTINILCKHFGVEKKIIDLVLSNEIRLKRKFNQIDEIKEYNQYKIIIAMQKAKLNSTHFNWTTGYGYDDIGREKVEEIYSYVFNTEDALVRPTIVSGTHALYLTLSGILRPGDEILSITGKPYDTLQKVIGIKGNSKGALSEFGITYKEINLDNNGNIKIRDVINSITSKTKLLLIQRSTGYSTRKAITIEQIKVAIESIKKIYPNVICMVDNCYGEFIEKLEPTDIGADIIAGSLIKNPGGGLALTGGYIVGKKELIEMIANRSTAPGIGKDCGLTFGTTRITLQGLFLAPHIVAEALKGSLLAASVFKELGYKVVPDVDDFRSDIIQGIELNSKDKVVKFCQAIQSASPVDSYVLPQPWNMPGYDDKVIMAAGAFVQGSSIELSADAPIREPFMAYLQGGLTYEHCKLGIIIALNSLYSDNLL, encoded by the coding sequence ATGGATAAGGATACGATAAATATTTTATGTAAACATTTTGGTGTTGAAAAAAAAATCATTGACTTGGTTTTATCAAATGAAATTAGATTAAAAAGAAAATTTAATCAAATTGATGAAATTAAAGAATATAATCAGTATAAAATTATTATTGCAATGCAAAAAGCAAAGTTAAATTCTACACATTTTAATTGGACAACCGGTTATGGGTATGATGATATCGGTAGAGAAAAAGTAGAAGAAATTTATTCTTATGTTTTTAACACAGAAGATGCATTAGTAAGACCAACTATTGTATCAGGTACACATGCTTTATATCTAACTTTATCTGGCATTTTACGACCTGGAGATGAAATATTATCGATAACAGGTAAACCATATGATACACTTCAAAAGGTTATAGGCATTAAAGGAAACAGTAAAGGTGCTTTATCTGAATTTGGAATTACTTATAAAGAAATAAATTTAGATAATAACGGTAATATCAAGATTAGAGATGTTATTAATTCTATAACTTCTAAAACTAAACTTTTACTTATTCAAAGATCTACAGGATATAGTACTCGTAAGGCTATAACAATAGAGCAAATAAAAGTCGCAATAGAAAGTATAAAAAAAATATATCCGAATGTTATATGTATGGTAGATAATTGTTATGGTGAATTTATCGAAAAATTAGAACCTACTGATATTGGTGCTGATATAATCGCTGGAAGTTTAATAAAAAATCCAGGAGGCGGATTAGCGCTAACTGGAGGATATATAGTTGGTAAAAAAGAACTTATAGAAATGATAGCAAATAGGAGCACAGCTCCTGGCATAGGTAAAGATTGTGGGTTAACATTTGGTACAACAAGAATTACTTTACAAGGTTTGTTCTTAGCTCCTCATATAGTTGCTGAAGCCTTAAAAGGATCATTATTGGCTGCATCAGTATTTAAAGAATTAGGCTATAAAGTTGTACCTGATGTAGACGACTTCAGAAGTGACATAATACAAGGTATAGAACTAAATAGCAAAGATAAGGTTGTTAAATTCTGCCAAGCTATTCAGAGTGCATCTCCAGTTGATTCTTATGTTTTACCACAACCTTGGAATATGCCAGGATATGATGATAAAGTTATTATGGCAGCTGGTGCTTTCGTACAAGGTTCATCTATTGAATTAAGTGCCGATGCGCCTATTAGAGAACCTTTTATGGCATATTTGCAAGGTGGTTTAACATATGAACATTGTAAACTGGGCATAATAATAGCTCTAAATAGTTTATATAGTGATAATTTATTATAA
- the miaB gene encoding tRNA (N6-isopentenyl adenosine(37)-C2)-methylthiotransferase MiaB, whose amino-acid sequence MNKANNLQKRKYYIETWGCQMNEHDSEKMSGILESIGYIETNTPKDADLIIFNTCLVRKNAELKVYGNLGHLKTLKNKKPEMLIAVCGCMTQKKEIRDLIKEKYSHVDIVFGTHNIHKLPELIANARQNSRMIIDVWEDSGNIIEGLPAKRKYGFKAFVNVMHGCNNFCTYCIVPYTRGREKSRLPEDILREINELSAQGCKEVTLLGQNVNSYGKNLDKKVSFAQLLRMVNEVKGIERIRFTTSHPKDLSDELILAIKECDKVCEHIHLPFQAGSNKILKAMNRKYSKEHYLNLIEKIKNEIPNIAITTDIIVGFPGETEEDFEETLDVVRKVKFDSAFTFLYSIRKGTPAAKMENQVPEDIKHKRFKRLLDTIYPISLEINQKLKNKVVEVLVEEISKTDKTKVTGRTRTNKVVHFSGDKNLIGKLVKVRITNPKTWTLEGELID is encoded by the coding sequence TTGAATAAAGCAAACAATCTACAGAAAAGAAAATACTATATAGAGACTTGGGGTTGCCAGATGAATGAACATGATTCTGAAAAAATGTCCGGAATTTTAGAAAGTATTGGTTATATTGAAACTAATACACCTAAAGATGCAGATCTAATCATTTTTAATACATGTCTTGTTAGAAAAAATGCAGAGCTTAAAGTTTATGGTAATCTTGGACATTTAAAAACATTAAAAAACAAAAAACCTGAAATGTTAATTGCAGTTTGTGGCTGCATGACACAAAAAAAAGAAATAAGAGATTTAATTAAAGAAAAATATAGTCATGTAGATATAGTATTTGGCACTCACAACATACACAAATTGCCAGAATTAATTGCTAATGCAAGACAAAATTCTAGAATGATAATAGACGTTTGGGAAGACTCAGGAAACATAATTGAAGGATTACCAGCTAAAAGAAAATATGGATTTAAAGCTTTTGTTAATGTAATGCATGGTTGCAATAATTTCTGTACTTATTGTATTGTTCCTTATACTAGAGGTCGTGAAAAAAGTAGACTTCCAGAAGATATTTTAAGAGAAATTAATGAACTTTCAGCTCAGGGTTGTAAAGAAGTAACTTTATTAGGTCAAAATGTAAACTCTTATGGTAAAAATTTAGATAAAAAAGTAAGTTTTGCGCAATTATTAAGAATGGTTAATGAAGTAAAAGGTATAGAAAGGATCAGATTCACCACATCGCATCCTAAAGATCTTTCTGATGAGTTAATATTAGCCATTAAAGAATGTGATAAGGTATGCGAACATATACATTTACCATTTCAAGCAGGAAGTAATAAAATTTTAAAAGCTATGAATAGAAAATATTCAAAAGAACATTATCTAAATTTAATCGAAAAAATCAAAAATGAAATACCTAATATTGCCATAACAACAGATATAATCGTAGGTTTTCCTGGAGAAACAGAAGAAGACTTCGAAGAAACTTTAGATGTAGTTAGAAAAGTAAAGTTTGATTCAGCTTTTACATTCCTTTATTCAATAAGAAAAGGTACTCCAGCTGCAAAAATGGAAAATCAAGTTCCCGAAGACATTAAACATAAAAGATTTAAAAGACTATTAGACACTATTTATCCTATTAGTTTAGAAATTAATCAAAAGCTTAAAAATAAGGTAGTTGAAGTTCTAGTTGAAGAAATAAGTAAAACTGATAAAACAAAAGTAACAGGAAGGACTAGAACAAATAAAGTTGTTCATTTCTCGGGAGACAAAAACCTAATAGGTAAATTAGTTAAAGTTAGAATTACAAATCCTAAAACTTGGACTTTAGAAGGTGAATTAATAGACTGA
- the mutS gene encoding DNA mismatch repair protein MutS: protein MKNLTPMMKQYLNIKEKYKDAILFFRLGDFYEMFFDDAILASKELEITLTGRDCGNKERAPMCGVPFHSADAYIAKLVKKGYKVAICEQIEDPSKSKGIVKRDVVRIITPGTITDTKILEDKNNNYLCSIYMDITGIGLSYVDVTTGELYTTEITGNEKILINTLFDELAKIRPTEIILNDYLYNKKDIIKKIENKFNSITNFYDNWTYEYNVAKEVILNQMSVLSLDGYGLNGKVYSVISLGSLINYLNETQKITLKHLNHVTFYTIDNFMMLDINTRVNLELTETIRGKNKKGSLFGLLDCTSTAMGGRMLKRWIEEPLINIKDIKERLDAVDYLFNNFLVVDEIKELLKSVYDIERIIGKIVYGTCNARDLISLKKSVLVFPAIKNILQKTSSKLLLSLGKKLDTLKDIYELIENAIIDEPPISIKEGNIIKNEYSKELFELREAATKGKEWIYKLEQNERERTKIKSLKIGYNKVFGYYIEITKSNLKYVPNEYIRKQTLANSERYITPELKEMESKILGAQDKIVKLEYDIFINIRETIKDQIKRIQESAKIIAILDVLCAFAITAYKNNYTKPKLNLDGIIQIKNGRHPVVEKMLGEGLFIPNDTFLDNDKNRIAIITGPNMAGKSTYMRQVALITLMAHIGSFVPADDANIGIVDRIFTRVGASDNLSQGQSTFMVEMSEVANILNNGTANSLIILDEIGRGTSTFDGLSIAWAVIEYISDKIEAKTLFATHYHELSELEGKIEGVNNFRILVKEKGDDIIFLRKIGKGSADKSYGIQVAKLAGVPLDVIKRAKEILRRLEETDINNTALTIDENIEVCNVNEINEYQLDFFNLKYNNFIDKIKSIDIMKVTPLDAINILYEIIKEASEL from the coding sequence TTGAAAAATTTAACACCGATGATGAAACAATACTTAAATATAAAAGAAAAATATAAAGATGCAATTCTGTTTTTTAGACTTGGTGACTTTTACGAAATGTTCTTTGATGATGCAATCCTAGCATCTAAAGAACTAGAAATCACATTAACAGGTAGAGACTGTGGTAATAAAGAAAGAGCTCCTATGTGTGGAGTACCATTTCATTCTGCTGATGCTTATATAGCTAAGCTAGTTAAAAAAGGTTACAAAGTAGCTATATGTGAACAAATAGAAGATCCATCAAAATCAAAAGGTATTGTTAAAAGAGATGTAGTTAGGATAATTACACCTGGTACTATAACAGATACAAAAATTCTAGAAGACAAAAATAATAATTATCTTTGTAGTATATATATGGATATAACAGGGATAGGTCTTTCATATGTCGATGTTACTACTGGTGAATTATATACAACTGAAATTACAGGAAATGAAAAAATATTAATTAACACATTGTTCGATGAATTAGCTAAAATTCGTCCTACTGAAATAATATTAAATGATTATTTATACAACAAAAAGGATATTATAAAAAAAATTGAAAATAAATTTAATTCAATTACTAACTTTTATGATAATTGGACTTATGAATATAATGTAGCTAAAGAAGTAATTTTAAATCAAATGTCAGTTTTATCTTTGGATGGATATGGACTAAATGGAAAGGTATATTCTGTAATATCATTAGGTTCTCTTATTAATTATTTAAATGAAACACAAAAAATAACATTAAAGCATTTGAATCATGTTACATTTTACACAATTGATAATTTTATGATGCTAGATATTAATACTCGTGTAAATCTAGAACTTACTGAAACGATAAGAGGCAAAAATAAAAAAGGTTCTTTATTTGGTCTACTAGACTGTACATCAACCGCAATGGGTGGTAGAATGTTGAAAAGATGGATAGAAGAACCTTTAATAAACATTAAAGATATTAAAGAAAGATTGGATGCCGTAGATTATCTGTTTAATAATTTTCTAGTTGTAGACGAAATAAAAGAACTTCTAAAAAGCGTATACGATATAGAAAGAATAATAGGTAAAATTGTTTATGGAACTTGTAATGCTAGAGATTTAATTTCCCTAAAAAAGTCTGTATTAGTTTTTCCAGCTATTAAAAATATTTTACAGAAAACATCTTCTAAATTACTTTTATCCTTAGGCAAAAAATTAGATACATTAAAAGATATATATGAACTTATAGAAAATGCAATTATTGATGAGCCTCCTATATCTATTAAGGAAGGTAATATTATCAAAAATGAATATAGTAAAGAATTATTTGAACTTAGAGAAGCAGCAACTAAAGGCAAGGAATGGATATACAAATTAGAACAAAATGAAAGAGAAAGGACTAAAATCAAGTCATTAAAAATAGGATATAATAAGGTTTTCGGGTATTATATAGAAATAACAAAATCAAATTTAAAGTATGTTCCTAACGAATATATTAGAAAACAAACGCTTGCTAACTCAGAAAGATATATCACTCCTGAATTGAAAGAAATGGAATCTAAAATACTTGGAGCGCAAGACAAAATAGTAAAGTTAGAATATGATATTTTTATTAATATTAGAGAAACAATTAAAGATCAAATAAAAAGAATACAAGAAAGCGCCAAAATAATTGCTATTTTAGATGTTCTCTGTGCATTTGCAATAACTGCATATAAAAATAATTATACAAAACCAAAACTAAATTTAGATGGAATAATCCAAATTAAAAATGGAAGGCACCCAGTAGTAGAAAAAATGCTAGGGGAAGGTTTATTTATACCAAATGATACTTTTCTTGATAATGATAAGAATAGAATTGCTATAATAACAGGACCTAATATGGCCGGTAAATCTACATATATGAGACAAGTAGCGCTTATTACCTTGATGGCACATATAGGTTCATTTGTGCCAGCTGATGATGCAAATATAGGAATAGTTGATAGAATATTTACTAGAGTAGGTGCATCTGATAACCTATCTCAAGGGCAAAGTACTTTTATGGTTGAAATGAGTGAAGTAGCAAATATACTTAATAATGGAACTGCAAATAGTCTAATAATTTTAGATGAAATAGGTAGAGGTACTAGTACTTTTGATGGCTTAAGTATTGCATGGGCAGTAATTGAATATATTAGTGATAAAATAGAAGCTAAAACTCTTTTTGCAACTCACTACCATGAACTTAGTGAATTAGAAGGTAAGATAGAAGGAGTAAATAATTTTCGTATATTAGTTAAAGAAAAAGGAGATGACATTATCTTTCTTAGAAAAATAGGTAAAGGAAGTGCAGATAAAAGCTACGGTATACAAGTAGCTAAACTGGCAGGTGTACCTCTTGATGTAATCAAAAGAGCTAAGGAAATTTTACGTAGACTAGAAGAAACTGATATTAACAATACAGCATTAACAATTGATGAAAATATAGAAGTATGTAATGTTAATGAAATAAATGAATACCAACTAGATTTTTTTAATTTAAAATACAATAATTTTATTGATAAAATAAAATCTATAGATATAATGAAAGTAACTCCCCTTGATGCAATAAATATTCTATATGAAATTATAAAAGAGGCAAGCGAATTATAG
- the miaA gene encoding tRNA (adenosine(37)-N6)-dimethylallyltransferase MiaA: MNLQKAPLFILIGPTAVGKTEISIELAHKLNGEIISADSMQIYKYMDIGTAKITKKEKRGIKHYLIDEIYPDQKFSVSDFKKLAEKYINEILNKGKLPIVVGGTGLYINSLVYELDFTNAISNPKFRNEMINKAKTFGNKYIHDELKKVDPISAERIHINDTKRIIRALEIYYETGKPMSHYYKNFRKPNSKYNIAMVGLTIDRANLYTRINHRVDKMIELGLVNEVKNLLEMGYSSELTSMQGLGYKEIIAYLKGKCTLEEAINILKRDTRRFAKRQLTWFRRDDRIHWINLEEFNDKNEVINYIVNYVKSILNF; this comes from the coding sequence ATGAATTTACAAAAGGCTCCACTTTTTATATTAATTGGTCCTACAGCAGTAGGTAAAACTGAAATATCTATTGAATTAGCACATAAACTAAACGGAGAAATTATTTCAGCAGATTCGATGCAAATATATAAATACATGGATATAGGAACTGCAAAAATTACTAAAAAGGAAAAAAGAGGAATCAAACACTATCTTATAGATGAAATATATCCAGACCAAAAGTTTTCAGTGTCAGACTTTAAAAAATTAGCAGAAAAATATATAAATGAAATATTAAACAAAGGTAAATTACCTATTGTAGTAGGGGGAACTGGTCTTTATATTAACTCTTTAGTATATGAACTAGATTTCACCAATGCTATTTCTAACCCAAAATTTCGCAATGAAATGATAAATAAGGCAAAAACTTTCGGTAATAAATATATTCACGATGAATTAAAAAAGGTTGACCCAATTTCAGCAGAAAGAATACATATAAATGACACAAAAAGAATTATTCGAGCACTTGAAATATATTATGAAACAGGTAAACCCATGTCCCATTATTATAAAAATTTTAGAAAGCCAAATTCTAAATACAATATTGCAATGGTTGGCCTAACTATAGATAGAGCAAATTTATATACAAGAATAAATCATAGAGTGGACAAAATGATAGAGTTAGGATTAGTAAATGAAGTTAAGAACTTATTAGAAATGGGTTATTCTAGTGAGTTAACTTCTATGCAAGGTTTAGGATATAAAGAAATTATTGCTTATTTAAAGGGGAAATGTACTCTAGAGGAAGCAATAAATATATTAAAAAGAGATACTCGAAGGTTTGCTAAAAGACAATTAACATGGTTCAGAAGAGATGATAGAATCCATTGGATAAATCTAGAAGAATTTAATGATAAAAATGAGGTTATAAATTATATAGTTAACTATGTTAAAAGTATATTAAATTTTTAA
- a CDS encoding LysM peptidoglycan-binding domain-containing protein yields MKVKIVNKTRFIIFLVISITLILVLISALFKIGKAYSVTYTQYINIEVKAGDTLWNIAKKNNSKKEDIRKLVYKIMELNDLETAKIKPGDIIKVPIYSKKGNLD; encoded by the coding sequence ATGAAAGTTAAAATAGTAAACAAAACTAGATTTATCATATTTCTTGTTATATCTATTACCTTAATTTTAGTTCTTATTAGTGCTTTGTTCAAAATAGGAAAAGCTTATAGTGTTACATATACACAATACATAAATATTGAAGTTAAAGCAGGAGATACTTTGTGGAATATAGCCAAAAAAAACAATAGTAAAAAAGAAGATATTAGAAAATTAGTTTATAAAATAATGGAATTAAATGATTTAGAAACAGCTAAAATTAAACCAGGCGATATAATCAAAGTACCTATTTACTCCAAGAAAGGTAACCTAGATTAG
- the mutL gene encoding DNA mismatch repair endonuclease MutL, translating into MSKIKILDDNTINKIAAGEIIERPASVIKELVENSIDAGATSITIEVKGYGKNYIRVTDNGTGIESDDLEIAFMRHTTSKINKIEDLEKVVSLGFRGEALASISAVSQVKVITKTDNNLIGNQIILQGGKIINKEEVGCPKGTTIIVTNLFYNTPVRAKFLKSESKETLKVNDIIYKLALSNPNISFKYIKDNKIIFKTRGNADEEDVIYNLFGRNFLNSLIKINYKNHNFLIKGFVSEPSFTRGNRSHQYFFVNNRYVKSNLLSKTIESAYGTLLPLNRFPVAILYLFISPHEIDVNIHPTKTEIRFRSEKEISDIIYNVIKDILKKSDIIPNININNNKNNNCENQINFIDKINTETNYGKSSNSFLVEKNNKIKHEKLDKVKIEKDFNLSDNNATYKTKQIVNYSLIKENSLENNQEISIDNIQIIGRLFSTYILAEDKLNAVLYIIDQHAAHERIMFEKLKKQLENQIIISQQMLVPEIINLTFNEYKKVELNLEIFNKLGFTIEPFGNYSVILRSVPVIFNKPNAKKLFLDILDNLESSDNKFESNYNLRLEKIMKLACTSSIKAGDKIDELEISNLIKELFKTENPYTCPHGRPTIIKLTQFELEKKFKRT; encoded by the coding sequence ATGAGTAAAATAAAAATATTAGATGATAATACTATCAACAAAATAGCTGCTGGTGAAATTATCGAAAGACCTGCATCAGTTATAAAAGAACTTGTAGAAAATTCAATTGATGCAGGTGCAACTTCTATTACTATAGAAGTAAAAGGATATGGAAAAAATTATATTAGAGTTACAGACAATGGAACAGGTATTGAAAGTGATGATTTAGAAATAGCTTTTATGCGACATACTACTAGTAAAATTAATAAAATAGAAGACTTGGAGAAAGTTGTATCATTAGGTTTTAGGGGTGAAGCATTAGCTAGCATTTCAGCAGTATCTCAAGTTAAAGTTATAACAAAAACTGATAATAATCTTATAGGTAACCAAATAATATTACAGGGTGGTAAAATAATTAATAAAGAAGAAGTTGGTTGTCCTAAAGGAACAACTATAATTGTAACTAATTTATTTTATAACACTCCTGTAAGAGCAAAATTCTTAAAAAGTGAATCTAAAGAAACTTTAAAAGTAAACGATATAATATATAAGCTTGCATTAAGTAATCCAAATATATCTTTTAAATATATTAAAGACAACAAGATTATATTTAAAACACGAGGTAATGCTGATGAAGAAGATGTAATTTACAATTTGTTTGGCAGAAATTTTTTAAATTCTCTAATTAAAATAAACTATAAAAACCATAATTTCCTTATAAAAGGTTTTGTTTCAGAACCTTCATTTACTAGAGGTAATAGATCTCATCAATACTTTTTTGTGAACAATAGATATGTAAAAAGTAATTTACTTTCAAAAACTATAGAATCAGCTTATGGAACTCTGCTACCTCTAAACAGATTCCCAGTTGCAATACTTTATTTATTTATATCTCCACATGAAATTGATGTTAATATACATCCAACTAAAACTGAAATTAGATTTAGAAGCGAAAAAGAAATAAGTGATATTATATATAATGTAATTAAAGATATTTTAAAAAAGAGCGACATTATTCCAAATATAAACATTAATAATAATAAAAATAATAATTGTGAAAATCAAATAAACTTTATTGATAAAATAAATACAGAAACTAATTATGGTAAATCATCAAATAGCTTTTTGGTAGAAAAAAATAATAAAATCAAACACGAAAAACTAGATAAAGTTAAAATAGAAAAAGATTTTAATTTATCAGATAATAATGCAACCTACAAAACTAAACAAATTGTAAATTACTCATTAATAAAAGAAAATTCTTTAGAAAATAACCAGGAAATTTCTATAGATAATATACAAATTATTGGAAGGTTATTTTCTACATATATTTTAGCAGAAGATAAATTAAATGCTGTATTATATATAATTGATCAACATGCAGCACATGAAAGAATAATGTTTGAAAAACTGAAAAAACAATTAGAAAATCAAATTATTATTTCCCAACAAATGCTTGTGCCTGAAATAATTAATCTTACCTTTAATGAATATAAGAAGGTAGAACTAAATCTAGAAATATTTAATAAGTTAGGTTTTACTATAGAACCTTTTGGAAATTATTCTGTTATACTTAGAAGTGTACCGGTTATTTTTAATAAACCTAATGCTAAAAAATTGTTTTTAGATATCCTAGATAATCTTGAAAGTTCTGATAACAAATTTGAGAGTAATTATAATTTAAGATTAGAAAAGATAATGAAGTTAGCTTGCACAAGCTCTATTAAAGCTGGTGATAAAATTGATGAATTAGAAATATCTAACTTAATAAAAGAACTTTTTAAAACAGAAAATCCTTACACTTGTCCTCATGGAAGACCAACAATTATTAAATTAACACAATTTGAATTAGAAAAGAAATTTAAAAGAACGTAG
- the hfq gene encoding RNA chaperone Hfq, protein MRNNINLQDAFINKVRKENISITIYLINGYKFKGIVKGFDNYTIVLENEGKQHLIYKHAISTISPNSTMNFLTKNTPQNNQNILTNDENIVE, encoded by the coding sequence ATGAGAAATAACATTAATTTACAGGATGCTTTTATCAATAAAGTTAGAAAAGAAAATATAAGTATAACTATTTACTTAATTAATGGTTATAAATTTAAAGGTATAGTCAAGGGTTTTGATAATTATACTATCGTTTTAGAAAATGAAGGAAAACAACATTTAATCTACAAACATGCTATATCAACAATTTCACCTAATTCAACAATGAACTTTTTAACAAAAAATACACCTCAAAATAATCAAAATATCTTAACAAATGATGAGAATATAGTAGAATAG
- the lexA gene encoding transcriptional repressor LexA gives MYEDLSFKQLKILEFIKKEIQVKGYPPSVREICKAVGLKSTSTVHGHLSKLEEKGYIRRDPTKPRAIEILDKDNIYNYYSKKEIIEIPVVGKVTAGEPILAVQNIEDMFPLPLDFIQSDKVFILSVKGESMIEAGILDGDYVIVRQQNYANNGDIIVALIDDEATIKRFFKEADHIRLQPENQYLEPIIVNDVKILGKVIGVFRKIK, from the coding sequence ATGTACGAAGATTTATCTTTTAAGCAACTTAAAATACTGGAGTTTATAAAGAAAGAAATACAAGTTAAGGGATATCCGCCCTCTGTAAGAGAAATTTGTAAGGCTGTCGGACTTAAATCTACTTCTACTGTCCATGGACATTTATCAAAATTAGAAGAAAAAGGATATATTAGACGGGATCCTACTAAGCCAAGAGCGATAGAAATCTTAGATAAAGATAATATTTACAACTATTATTCAAAAAAGGAAATTATTGAGATACCTGTTGTTGGCAAAGTTACTGCTGGTGAGCCTATACTTGCAGTACAGAATATTGAAGATATGTTTCCGCTACCATTAGATTTTATTCAAAGTGATAAAGTTTTCATATTATCTGTTAAGGGAGAAAGTATGATAGAAGCAGGTATTTTAGATGGAGATTATGTAATAGTACGCCAACAAAATTATGCAAATAATGGTGATATTATAGTTGCTCTTATTGATGATGAAGCAACTATAAAAAGATTTTTTAAAGAAGCTGATCATATAAGGTTACAACCCGAAAATCAATATCTTGAGCCGATTATTGTAAATGATGTCAAAATACTAGGGAAAGTTATTGGTGTGTTTCGTAAAATAAAATAA
- a CDS encoding AAA family ATPase, whose amino-acid sequence MNSKNHEIFKFYQYGKTNLYTTFDIFSNKKKNIKKSSCKSNTSLNDILTELNNLIGLDNVKKLVKEIIAFIEIQEKRKAENLLTEPIVLHMVFKGNPGTGKTTVARLLGKIFKEIGILEKGHLIEVDRADLVGEYIGHTAVKVKEQIKRSLGGILFIDEAYSLARGGEKDFGKEAIDTLVKAMEDHKDNFVLILAGYKNEMDYFLKTNPGLKSRFPIYVDFKDYSIKELILIAKKIASDRQYQFSNKAILKIEHILKKKVYNNGNARYVRNIIERAIRRQAVRLKNKHKVTRYDLLTILEEDIVEDDLY is encoded by the coding sequence ATGAATAGTAAAAATCATGAAATCTTTAAATTTTATCAATATGGAAAAACAAATTTATACACAACTTTTGACATTTTTTCAAATAAAAAAAAGAATATAAAAAAAAGTTCTTGTAAATCTAATACTAGCCTAAATGATATATTAACTGAACTTAATAATTTAATAGGTTTAGATAATGTAAAAAAACTAGTCAAAGAAATAATAGCTTTTATTGAAATCCAAGAAAAAAGGAAAGCAGAAAATTTATTAACAGAACCAATAGTCTTACATATGGTATTTAAAGGTAATCCAGGTACAGGAAAAACTACTGTAGCTAGATTGCTAGGGAAAATATTTAAAGAAATAGGTATTTTAGAAAAGGGACACTTAATCGAAGTAGATAGAGCTGATTTAGTAGGAGAATATATTGGGCATACAGCAGTTAAAGTAAAAGAACAAATTAAAAGGTCTTTAGGTGGTATACTTTTTATTGATGAAGCTTATTCTTTAGCTAGAGGTGGAGAAAAAGATTTTGGTAAAGAAGCAATAGATACTCTTGTTAAAGCTATGGAAGATCATAAAGATAATTTTGTATTAATATTAGCTGGATATAAAAATGAAATGGATTATTTTTTGAAAACCAATCCTGGTCTTAAATCTAGGTTTCCTATTTATGTTGATTTTAAAGATTATTCTATAAAAGAACTTATTCTAATAGCTAAAAAAATTGCATCTGATAGACAATATCAATTTTCAAATAAAGCAATTTTAAAAATAGAACATATTTTAAAAAAGAAAGTATATAATAACGGTAATGCTAGATATGTTAGAAATATTATAGAAAGAGCTATTAGAAGGCAAGCTGTAAGATTAAAAAATAAACATAAAGTAACTAGATATGATTTGTTAACTATATTAGAAGAGGATATAGTTGAAGATGACTTATATTAG